One part of the Dermacentor andersoni chromosome 2, qqDerAnde1_hic_scaffold, whole genome shotgun sequence genome encodes these proteins:
- the LOC126527441 gene encoding uncharacterized protein isoform X1 yields the protein MNSAPDEYGFSIGFSNGLLRGLNTVRRSGHSYVSADNDGSRLSLHIEGGPVEVTYVVGFNSSFLQHSFGVAGHVTTFRTSLSAEEPSPNHLRIEVYGMRMSRIRLLLNNASFSGFISDYVIDYLRPYVEAKVAQLLARELRNFAVEAFKAIRVYTASNEDEDIFAEESVLSRTWTKALGSAASYLALIRGQHPGRSRGGGSDDGVAPRRPLPERQREPRSAEMERERGVFDGCLRTLALSRGFDPVSLPQDVRELDFSFGRVAVYEGNLTGLSSVYRSGDCALVVGECGLAVRLDLGFEDLLVSVVAVVGERSRTRTAKLDVHIPAVELSLDIAEINNQLQIITYGMEFMGPVKVTAPPTGRDGSVNVVSVSPEVVLNDEDLEELKSSLHESLQRFLPTVERLISDPPLLEP from the exons ATGAATAGTGCTCCAGACGAATATGGTTTTAGCATAGGCTTCTCCAACGGCCTACTTCGGGGACTGAATACTGTCAGGAGGAGTGGCCACAGCTATGTCAGTGCTGATAACGATGGATCTAGGCTTAGTTTGCACATTGAAGGTGGACCCGTGGAAGTTACTTACGTCGTAGGCTTCAACTCGTCCTTTCTGCAACATAGTTTCGGAGTAGCGGGACATGTGACGACGTTTCGCACGTCACTCAGCGCCGAAGA GCCTTCACCGAATCACCTTCGTATTGAGGTCTACGGCATGCGGATGTCCAGAATACGCCTGCTTTTGAACAATGCAAGCTTCAGCGGATTCATCTCCGACTATGTCATCGACTATCTGCGACCGTACGTGGAAGCAAAAGTTGCTCAGCTCCTTGCTCGGGAACTACGAAACTTTGCTGTTGAGGCCTTCAAAGCCATCAGGGTCTACACTGCAAGCAACGAGGATGAAGACATCTTTGCCGAGG AATCGGTGCTGAGTCGCACCTGGACCAAGGCTCTCGGCAGTGCCGCCAGTTACCTCGCCTTGATACGTGGCCAGCACCCTGGCCGTTCACGTGGTGGCGGCAGCGATGACGGCGTTGCTCCAAGGAGGCCGCTGCCAGAGAGGCAAAGGGAGCCTCGCAGCGCAGAAATGGAGCGCGAACGTGGAGTTTTCGACGGCTGTCTCCGCACCTTAGCCCTTTCGAGAGGATTCGACCCGGTGTCGCTCCCGCAAGATGTCCGAGAGCTCGATTTTTCTTTTGGACGCGTCGCCGTATACGAAGGCAACCTGACGGGCTTATCAAGCGTCTACAGGAGCGGTGACTGCGCGCTTGTTGTCGGCGAATGCGGCCTGGCAGTTCGTCTGGATTTGGGATTTGAAGATCTCTTGGTCAGTGTGGTGGCTGTGGTCGGCGAACGTTCCCGCACCAGAACTGCAAAGTTAGACGTACACATTCCTGCCGTGGAGTTGTCCCTAGACATTGCAGA GATAAATAACCAGCTTCAGATTATTACCTATGGCATGGAATTCATGGGACCGGTCAAAGTCACGGCACCACCCACAGGACGAGATGGCTCGGTAAACGTTGTGAGCGTTTCACCTGAAGTCGTGCTTAACGACGAGGACCTGGAGGAGCTGAAATCATCTCTTCACGAAAGCCTGCAGAGATTTTTACCAACTGTAGAAAGATTGATTTCAGATCCACCGCTTCTCGAACCATAA
- the LOC126527441 gene encoding uncharacterized protein isoform X2, whose translation MRMSRIRLLLNNASFSGFISDYVIDYLRPYVEAKVAQLLARELRNFAVEAFKAIRVYTASNEDEDIFAEESVLSRTWTKALGSAASYLALIRGQHPGRSRGGGSDDGVAPRRPLPERQREPRSAEMERERGVFDGCLRTLALSRGFDPVSLPQDVRELDFSFGRVAVYEGNLTGLSSVYRSGDCALVVGECGLAVRLDLGFEDLLVSVVAVVGERSRTRTAKLDVHIPAVELSLDIAEINNQLQIITYGMEFMGPVKVTAPPTGRDGSVNVVSVSPEVVLNDEDLEELKSSLHESLQRFLPTVERLISDPPLLEP comes from the exons ATGCGGATGTCCAGAATACGCCTGCTTTTGAACAATGCAAGCTTCAGCGGATTCATCTCCGACTATGTCATCGACTATCTGCGACCGTACGTGGAAGCAAAAGTTGCTCAGCTCCTTGCTCGGGAACTACGAAACTTTGCTGTTGAGGCCTTCAAAGCCATCAGGGTCTACACTGCAAGCAACGAGGATGAAGACATCTTTGCCGAGG AATCGGTGCTGAGTCGCACCTGGACCAAGGCTCTCGGCAGTGCCGCCAGTTACCTCGCCTTGATACGTGGCCAGCACCCTGGCCGTTCACGTGGTGGCGGCAGCGATGACGGCGTTGCTCCAAGGAGGCCGCTGCCAGAGAGGCAAAGGGAGCCTCGCAGCGCAGAAATGGAGCGCGAACGTGGAGTTTTCGACGGCTGTCTCCGCACCTTAGCCCTTTCGAGAGGATTCGACCCGGTGTCGCTCCCGCAAGATGTCCGAGAGCTCGATTTTTCTTTTGGACGCGTCGCCGTATACGAAGGCAACCTGACGGGCTTATCAAGCGTCTACAGGAGCGGTGACTGCGCGCTTGTTGTCGGCGAATGCGGCCTGGCAGTTCGTCTGGATTTGGGATTTGAAGATCTCTTGGTCAGTGTGGTGGCTGTGGTCGGCGAACGTTCCCGCACCAGAACTGCAAAGTTAGACGTACACATTCCTGCCGTGGAGTTGTCCCTAGACATTGCAGA GATAAATAACCAGCTTCAGATTATTACCTATGGCATGGAATTCATGGGACCGGTCAAAGTCACGGCACCACCCACAGGACGAGATGGCTCGGTAAACGTTGTGAGCGTTTCACCTGAAGTCGTGCTTAACGACGAGGACCTGGAGGAGCTGAAATCATCTCTTCACGAAAGCCTGCAGAGATTTTTACCAACTGTAGAAAGATTGATTTCAGATCCACCGCTTCTCGAACCATAA